A genomic window from Streptomyces sp. 846.5 includes:
- a CDS encoding adenylate/guanylate cyclase domain-containing protein has product MESITVLLADDNLIVREGVRALLSRDRSLEVIGLAADYDELVDRAERLRPQVLVTDIRMPPDFQDEGIRAAQQVRKQLPGTGVVVLSQYDDPDYAVRLLAEGQAGYAYLLKDRIADAGLLGRAIRAVAGGGSMIDPQIVRELMEPARREGELSDAQEDLLRQVAEGRPVKAIAAGLGQPPAAVNDAVESLFLRLAKDAGGDPGGGRDGALRRLRLLHTAILRREEQGETLSRLLPGGLAEKLRADRGAATRTERLTVTVLMSDVRGYCGIAERTDPADLAGQLGAHRRAMNAAILGEGGTVMQYVGDAVMAVFGAPEPQPDHARRAVRAARGMHRRQRELDQEWEALGLVPFGLGIGLSTGEVAAALLGSAERLEYTLVGDTVNLAQRMQDLARPAGTTVATGSTVDAVGAADETWPWSPLGPCRVKGHTAPVVAFRLPSTANRGTEDEYRSDRG; this is encoded by the coding sequence ATGGAGAGCATCACGGTGCTGCTCGCCGACGACAATCTGATCGTCCGCGAGGGTGTGCGCGCACTGCTGTCCCGCGACCGCAGTCTGGAGGTGATCGGCCTCGCCGCCGACTACGACGAGCTGGTCGACCGGGCCGAACGGCTGCGCCCGCAGGTGCTGGTCACCGACATCAGGATGCCGCCGGACTTCCAGGACGAGGGCATCAGGGCGGCGCAGCAGGTACGGAAACAGCTGCCCGGTACGGGTGTTGTCGTCCTCAGCCAGTACGACGACCCGGACTACGCGGTGCGGCTGCTGGCCGAGGGGCAGGCCGGGTACGCCTATCTGCTCAAGGACCGGATCGCGGACGCCGGGCTGCTCGGCCGGGCGATCCGCGCGGTGGCCGGCGGCGGCTCGATGATCGACCCGCAGATCGTCCGGGAGCTGATGGAGCCCGCCAGGCGCGAGGGCGAGCTGTCGGACGCGCAGGAGGACCTGCTGCGGCAGGTGGCCGAGGGACGGCCGGTGAAGGCCATCGCCGCGGGCCTCGGCCAACCGCCGGCCGCCGTCAACGACGCGGTGGAGAGCCTGTTCCTACGCCTGGCCAAGGACGCGGGCGGGGACCCCGGCGGTGGCAGGGACGGCGCGCTGCGGCGGTTGCGGCTGCTGCACACCGCGATCCTGCGCCGCGAGGAGCAGGGCGAGACCCTGTCCCGGCTGCTGCCCGGCGGCCTGGCCGAGAAGCTGCGCGCCGACCGCGGCGCGGCCACCCGCACCGAACGGCTCACCGTGACCGTGCTGATGTCGGACGTCCGGGGCTACTGCGGGATCGCCGAGCGCACCGATCCGGCGGACCTGGCCGGGCAGTTGGGGGCGCACCGGCGGGCCATGAACGCGGCGATCCTGGGCGAGGGCGGCACCGTGATGCAGTACGTCGGCGACGCGGTGATGGCGGTCTTCGGGGCGCCCGAGCCGCAGCCGGACCACGCCCGACGGGCCGTCAGGGCGGCCCGGGGGATGCACCGTCGCCAGCGCGAGCTGGACCAGGAGTGGGAGGCCCTCGGCCTGGTCCCGTTCGGACTGGGCATCGGGCTCAGCACCGGCGAGGTCGCGGCGGCGCTGCTGGGCAGCGCCGAGCGGCTGGAGTACACCCTGGTCGGCGACACCGTGAACCTGGCCCAGCGGATGCAGGACCTGGCCCGTCCGGCCGGGACCACGGTCGCCACCGGCAGCACCGTGGACGCGGTCGGGGCCGCCGACGAGACCTGGCCCTGGTCACCGCTGGGGCCGTGCCGCGTCAAGGGCCACACCGCACCGGTGGTGGCCTTCCGGCTACCGTCAACAGCCAATCGGGGGACAGAAGATGAGTACCGGTCAGACAGAGGCTGA
- a CDS encoding ABC transporter ATP-binding protein — translation MSTGQTEAEEAPAPAVRTRGARRVFTAELAPVRALRGVDFEVAEGEFVAVMGPSGCGKSTLLNVIAGLDTVDEGTVEVAGERVDGRDQDWLARFRRHRIGFVFQFFNLLDGVSALDNLVLPGVLGGMGRKAAESRGRDLLDILGLGDRTTQLPSMLSGGQRQRLAIARALVNRPGLLLADEPTGALDSDGGAEVLELFRRLHEDGQTIVMVTHSPEVAAGADRAVRMRDGRVVDAGVTGDGGAP, via the coding sequence ATGAGTACCGGTCAGACAGAGGCTGAGGAAGCTCCGGCACCCGCAGTGCGCACCCGGGGCGCGCGCCGGGTGTTCACCGCGGAGCTGGCCCCGGTACGGGCACTGCGCGGGGTGGACTTCGAGGTCGCGGAGGGCGAGTTCGTCGCGGTGATGGGCCCCTCCGGCTGCGGCAAGTCCACCCTGCTCAATGTGATCGCCGGGCTGGACACCGTGGACGAGGGCACCGTGGAGGTGGCCGGGGAGCGGGTGGACGGCCGGGACCAGGACTGGCTGGCCCGGTTCCGGCGGCACCGGATCGGCTTCGTCTTCCAGTTCTTCAACCTCCTCGACGGGGTGTCGGCGCTGGACAACCTGGTGCTGCCCGGCGTCCTCGGCGGGATGGGCCGCAAGGCCGCCGAGTCGCGGGGCCGGGACCTGCTGGACATCCTCGGCCTGGGCGACCGCACCACCCAACTGCCGTCCATGCTCTCCGGCGGCCAGCGACAGCGGCTGGCCATCGCCCGCGCCCTGGTCAACAGACCGGGACTGCTGCTCGCGGACGAGCCGACCGGGGCGCTGGACAGCGACGGCGGCGCGGAGGTGCTGGAGCTCTTCCGGCGGCTGCACGAGGACGGCCAGACCATCGTCATGGTCACCCACTCCCCCGAGGTCGCGGCCGGCGCGGACCGCGCGGTGCGGATGCGGGACGGCCGGGTCGTGGACGCCGGCGTGACCGGGGACGGCGGCGCGCCATGA
- a CDS encoding FtsX-like permease family protein, whose product MTFTALWLRMELRRRLRSLIVLALLVALATTAVLASVAGARRGDTAVARLAARTSPADITVLPNQPGFDWDRIRALPEVAAVTTFVISSFQIEGIPDHSTGFAVGDDASMRTIERPIVLQGRLADPTRDDEVVVSAHFPGAFHEGVGDYLTLRLFTPAQIDAYVTGADPGAAKGPSIRARIVGVVRSPWYHDTIGDQGSVAASAALYLDHKANFLGNTQQIYLNALVRLNGDEKTIPEFRADLARVSGRTDIDIWDNTDIQRHASRVDAFEGDCLYGFAGAALIAALFLVGQSVVRYTTATVSDLQTLRGVGLGNRQALAAASAGPFLAAVCGATLGAAAAVGVSRWMPIGAAALYEPSPGFDADWTVLVGGWFAVPLLVLAGAASAAALALAAARSRTLPRRSAVAVATARAGLPVPVVVGTRFALEPGRGRTAVPVRPALLGAVIGVLGVLAAFTFAAAVTDAAANPARFGQTHQLESFIGLNSADFGKADPVLARIAADPAVTAVNDARIAVAESADTSVTTYTIDPVGGKPLSVVTVAGRLPQAADQILLAPTSARLLHAGVGSRITLTGAARARREFTVTGIGFVPEGSHNDYDAGAWATTDGYRALFGTTFKFHVAEIALRPGSSTTGMIRQLQRDVAPLTGGHPVSLDPVTAPQQLAEIQDVQTLPLFLGGFLLLLAAGAVGHALATAVRRRRHDVAVLRALGMTRRQSRLVVVVQATVLALVGLGFGIPLGLALGRTLWRQVADSTPLAYHPPLALLALVLAGPVALLLANLLAAWPGHRAARLHVGHTLRAE is encoded by the coding sequence ATGACCTTCACCGCCCTGTGGCTGCGCATGGAACTGCGGCGCAGGCTGCGCTCCCTGATCGTGCTGGCGCTGCTGGTGGCGCTGGCCACCACCGCCGTGCTGGCCTCGGTGGCCGGGGCCCGGCGCGGGGACACCGCGGTGGCCCGGCTGGCGGCGCGGACCAGCCCGGCCGACATCACCGTGCTGCCCAACCAGCCCGGTTTCGACTGGGACAGGATCAGGGCGCTGCCCGAGGTCGCGGCCGTCACCACGTTCGTGATCTCCTCCTTCCAGATCGAAGGCATCCCGGACCACTCCACCGGCTTCGCGGTCGGCGACGACGCGAGCATGCGCACCATCGAGCGTCCGATCGTGCTGCAGGGCCGACTCGCCGACCCGACCCGTGACGACGAGGTGGTGGTCAGCGCGCACTTCCCGGGGGCGTTCCACGAGGGCGTCGGGGACTACCTGACGCTTCGCCTGTTCACCCCCGCGCAGATCGACGCCTACGTCACCGGGGCCGACCCGGGAGCCGCCAAGGGGCCCTCGATCCGGGCCCGCATCGTCGGCGTCGTCCGCTCGCCGTGGTACCACGACACCATCGGCGACCAGGGCAGCGTCGCCGCGTCGGCCGCGCTCTACCTGGACCACAAGGCCAACTTCCTCGGAAACACCCAGCAGATCTACCTCAATGCCCTGGTCCGGCTGAACGGCGACGAGAAGACGATCCCGGAGTTCCGCGCCGACCTGGCCCGGGTGTCCGGTCGCACCGACATCGACATCTGGGACAACACCGACATCCAACGCCACGCGAGCCGGGTCGACGCCTTCGAGGGCGACTGCCTGTACGGCTTCGCGGGCGCGGCACTGATCGCCGCGCTGTTCCTGGTCGGCCAGTCGGTGGTGCGCTACACCACGGCCACCGTCTCCGACCTGCAGACCCTGCGCGGGGTCGGCCTGGGGAACCGGCAGGCGCTCGCGGCGGCATCGGCCGGGCCCTTCCTCGCGGCCGTCTGCGGCGCCACGCTCGGGGCCGCCGCGGCGGTCGGGGTGTCCCGGTGGATGCCGATCGGCGCCGCCGCGCTCTACGAGCCGAGCCCGGGCTTCGACGCCGACTGGACCGTACTGGTCGGCGGCTGGTTCGCGGTGCCGCTGCTGGTGCTCGCCGGGGCGGCGTCCGCCGCCGCGCTGGCCCTGGCCGCCGCCCGGTCGCGCACGCTGCCCCGGCGCTCCGCCGTGGCCGTGGCGACCGCCAGGGCGGGGCTCCCGGTGCCGGTCGTGGTCGGCACCCGGTTCGCGTTGGAGCCGGGACGGGGACGCACGGCAGTGCCGGTGCGCCCCGCACTGCTGGGCGCGGTAATCGGGGTCCTGGGCGTGCTGGCGGCCTTCACCTTCGCCGCCGCCGTCACCGACGCCGCCGCGAACCCGGCCAGGTTCGGCCAGACCCACCAACTGGAGAGCTTCATCGGCCTCAACAGCGCGGACTTCGGCAAGGCCGACCCCGTGCTGGCGAGAATCGCCGCCGATCCCGCGGTGACTGCGGTGAACGACGCCAGGATCGCCGTCGCCGAGTCGGCGGACACCTCCGTCACCACCTACACCATCGACCCGGTCGGCGGAAAGCCGCTGTCGGTGGTCACCGTCGCGGGCCGACTGCCGCAGGCGGCGGACCAGATCCTGCTCGCGCCCACCAGCGCCCGGCTGTTGCACGCCGGCGTCGGATCGCGGATCACCCTGACCGGCGCCGCTCGGGCCCGGCGGGAGTTCACCGTGACCGGCATCGGCTTCGTCCCCGAGGGCTCGCACAACGACTACGACGCGGGGGCCTGGGCCACCACCGACGGCTACCGCGCGCTGTTCGGCACGACCTTCAAGTTCCATGTCGCCGAGATCGCCCTGCGTCCCGGTAGCAGCACCACCGGGATGATCAGGCAGTTGCAGCGCGACGTGGCGCCGCTGACCGGCGGCCATCCGGTGAGCCTGGACCCGGTGACCGCGCCGCAGCAGCTCGCCGAGATCCAGGACGTGCAGACCCTCCCGCTGTTCCTCGGCGGCTTCCTGCTGCTGCTCGCGGCCGGGGCCGTCGGCCATGCCCTGGCCACCGCGGTGCGACGGCGACGCCATGACGTCGCGGTGCTGCGAGCCCTGGGCATGACGAGGCGTCAGTCCCGGCTGGTGGTGGTCGTGCAGGCCACGGTGCTGGCCCTGGTCGGGCTGGGGTTCGGGATTCCGCTGGGCCTGGCGCTCGGGCGCACCCTGTGGCGCCAGGTCGCCGACAGCACCCCGCTGGCCTACCACCCGCCGCTAGCCCTGCTGGCGCTGGTGCTGGCCGGACCGGTCGCGCTGCTGCTGGCCAATCTGCTCGCCGCCTGGCCCGGACACCGCGCCGCGCGGCTCCATGTCGGACACACCCTGAGAGCGGAGTGA
- a CDS encoding ATP-binding protein, which yields MASKSSRLLVVLAALAVLATAVDAVRRPDGLRTASTVVAVGWLLAAAGCGRAGLAAPARLAVVLTISQAAASVWPSCAPLTLAAWTWGGLALPDGRLGHPRRRVAVGLVYAVATAWTVLAWHSTAVHGPAAGPTAAGVLAATAVIVAGVARRCRRSGAARRRVLQWVAAGTVTAGAADAVLLALHVLVGIPAALAPWALAALVLIPVGSLLGQLPGSARLAERALLEAVTTSGLACLVVAVYLVTVVGLGRAPVGRERDVLAYSVTAALVCAALALPARVRLNGLGRSVLRLGELAPEEALSGFGARMTRSVPFDELLLQLAESLRATLGPAGAEIWVGGDGLLTRTVSVPDRPQRRIRLTEHERAVVGRTRIGGAGWTGIWMAELLADPDPDPDSDPDADPDTGPGRDGEPLVRVAPAAHGGELLGLLLVRRPPDGAPYSEADDRVLVELARQVGLALHNVRLDSALQASLQELRSRNQELRDSRLRLVTAADASRREIERNLHDGAQQHLVALSVKLGLVRELVDSGDTGDGGAEDRATVAALLEELRTDVQGTVAAVRELAHGIYPPLLRNHGLGQALRSATRRSVLPCTVSVDLPGRYPEAAEAAVYFCCLEALQNAGKHAGPDASVSVLVEAGDGVLRFRVSDDGRGFASDGAATGSGFVNMADRLGAIGGRLTVESHPGQGTSVGGEIPVSAPPQTSSRSSEGVRSSLWT from the coding sequence ATGGCCTCCAAGTCGTCGCGGCTGCTGGTCGTCCTGGCCGCCCTCGCCGTGCTGGCCACGGCGGTGGACGCGGTGCGCCGCCCGGACGGCCTGCGCACCGCCTCCACCGTGGTCGCCGTCGGCTGGCTGCTGGCGGCGGCCGGCTGCGGACGGGCCGGACTCGCGGCTCCCGCCCGGCTGGCCGTTGTGCTGACCATCAGTCAGGCAGCGGCCTCGGTATGGCCGTCCTGCGCGCCGCTCACCCTGGCGGCCTGGACCTGGGGCGGCCTGGCGCTGCCCGACGGACGGCTCGGTCACCCCCGGCGGCGCGTCGCGGTCGGTCTGGTCTACGCCGTCGCCACCGCCTGGACCGTCCTGGCCTGGCACTCCACCGCCGTCCACGGGCCCGCCGCCGGTCCCACCGCGGCCGGCGTGCTCGCCGCCACCGCCGTCATCGTGGCCGGGGTCGCCCGCCGCTGCCGGCGCTCCGGGGCCGCGCGCCGACGCGTGCTGCAGTGGGTCGCCGCCGGCACGGTGACGGCGGGCGCGGCCGACGCGGTGCTGCTGGCGCTGCACGTCCTGGTCGGCATTCCGGCGGCGCTGGCCCCGTGGGCGCTGGCGGCGCTGGTGCTGATCCCGGTCGGCAGCCTGCTCGGCCAGCTGCCGGGCAGCGCCCGGCTCGCCGAGCGGGCGCTGCTGGAGGCCGTCACCACCTCCGGCCTGGCCTGCCTGGTGGTGGCCGTCTACCTGGTCACCGTCGTCGGCCTGGGCCGCGCCCCGGTCGGCCGGGAGCGCGACGTCCTCGCCTACAGCGTCACCGCCGCCCTGGTCTGCGCCGCGCTGGCACTGCCGGCGCGGGTACGGCTCAACGGCCTGGGCCGCTCAGTGCTGCGGCTGGGCGAGCTGGCCCCCGAGGAGGCGCTGTCCGGCTTCGGCGCGCGGATGACCCGCTCCGTGCCGTTCGACGAGTTGCTGCTCCAGCTGGCGGAGTCGCTGCGGGCCACCCTGGGCCCGGCCGGGGCCGAGATCTGGGTCGGCGGCGACGGTCTGCTCACCCGGACCGTGAGCGTCCCGGACCGGCCGCAGCGGCGGATCAGGCTGACCGAGCACGAGCGGGCCGTGGTCGGGCGGACCAGGATCGGCGGGGCCGGCTGGACCGGGATCTGGATGGCGGAACTGCTGGCCGACCCCGACCCCGACCCGGACTCAGACCCGGACGCAGACCCCGACACGGGGCCGGGACGGGACGGCGAGCCGCTGGTCCGGGTCGCCCCGGCTGCCCACGGCGGAGAGCTGCTGGGCCTGCTGCTGGTGCGCCGGCCACCCGACGGCGCGCCCTACTCGGAGGCCGACGACCGGGTCCTGGTCGAGCTGGCCCGCCAGGTCGGCCTGGCCCTGCACAACGTCCGGCTGGACTCCGCGCTGCAGGCGTCGCTCCAGGAACTGCGCTCCCGCAACCAGGAGCTGCGGGACTCCCGGCTGCGCCTGGTGACCGCGGCCGACGCCTCCCGCCGGGAGATCGAGCGCAATCTGCACGACGGCGCGCAGCAGCACCTGGTCGCCCTGTCGGTGAAGCTCGGGCTGGTACGGGAGCTCGTCGACAGCGGAGACACCGGCGACGGCGGCGCCGAGGACCGGGCCACCGTCGCCGCGCTGCTGGAGGAGCTGCGCACCGACGTCCAGGGCACGGTCGCCGCCGTGCGGGAGCTGGCGCACGGCATCTACCCGCCGCTGCTGCGCAACCACGGCCTGGGGCAGGCGCTGCGCTCGGCGACCCGGCGCTCGGTGCTGCCCTGCACCGTCTCGGTCGACCTGCCCGGACGCTACCCGGAGGCCGCCGAGGCGGCGGTCTACTTCTGCTGCCTGGAGGCGCTGCAGAACGCGGGCAAGCACGCGGGCCCGGACGCCTCGGTGTCGGTGCTGGTGGAGGCGGGCGACGGGGTGCTGCGGTTCCGCGTCAGCGACGACGGCCGGGGCTTCGCCTCGGACGGCGCGGCGACCGGCAGCGGCTTCGTCAACATGGCGGACCGGCTCGGCGCGATCGGCGGCCGGCTCACGGTGGAGTCGCACCCCGGTCAGGGCACCTCCGTCGGCGGCGAGATCCCGGTCTCCGCCCCGCCGCAGACCAGCTCGCGCAGCAGCGAGGGGGTCAGGTCGTCCTTGTGGACGTAG
- a CDS encoding response regulator transcription factor: MERTVLIVDDQPLFRSVARMIVARIPGWRILAEAASGEEAVARAAGAGVVLMDINLPGMDGIAATRRILERQPGTAVVLLSTYAAGDLPAEAAHCGAVGYVHKDDLTPSLLRELVCGGAETGISPPTEVP; encoded by the coding sequence ATGGAGCGTACCGTGCTGATCGTTGACGACCAGCCGCTGTTCCGGTCGGTGGCCCGGATGATCGTGGCCAGGATCCCGGGCTGGCGGATCCTGGCCGAGGCGGCCTCCGGCGAGGAGGCGGTGGCCCGGGCGGCGGGGGCCGGGGTGGTGCTGATGGACATCAACCTGCCCGGCATGGACGGGATCGCGGCCACCCGCCGGATCCTGGAGCGGCAGCCGGGCACCGCGGTGGTGCTGCTGTCCACCTACGCCGCCGGGGACCTGCCGGCCGAGGCGGCGCACTGCGGTGCGGTCGGCTACGTCCACAAGGACGACCTGACCCCCTCGCTGCTGCGCGAGCTGGTCTGCGGCGGGGCGGAGACCGGGATCTCGCCGCCGACGGAGGTGCCCTGA
- a CDS encoding response regulator transcription factor: protein MRIVIAEDSFLVREGVRQVLDRQHDLEVVGVCGDLPGLLAAVDAECPDVVVTDVRMPPTSTDEGIRAAVRLRRSHPAIGVVVLSQYAEPAYATPLLAEGSAGRAYLLKERVGEPGQLAGAVRSVAVGGSFIDPVVVEALVADAVQERSSPLAGLSRREGEVLAQIAQGKSNAAVGAALYLSERAVEKHINVLFAKLGLTSEPDVNRRVKAVLLYLAAHPGAGTPGTGAAQG from the coding sequence CTGCGGATCGTCATCGCGGAGGACTCGTTCCTGGTCCGCGAGGGTGTGCGCCAAGTGCTCGACCGCCAGCACGACCTGGAGGTGGTCGGGGTCTGCGGTGATCTTCCCGGTCTGCTGGCCGCGGTCGACGCCGAATGTCCCGATGTGGTGGTCACCGACGTCCGGATGCCTCCCACCTCGACCGACGAGGGCATCAGGGCGGCCGTCCGGCTGCGCCGCAGCCACCCGGCGATCGGCGTGGTGGTGCTCTCCCAGTACGCCGAACCCGCCTACGCCACGCCACTGCTGGCCGAGGGCAGCGCCGGCCGCGCCTATCTGCTGAAGGAGCGGGTCGGCGAGCCGGGCCAGCTGGCCGGGGCGGTGCGCAGCGTGGCCGTGGGGGGCTCCTTCATCGACCCGGTGGTGGTGGAGGCGCTGGTCGCCGACGCCGTGCAGGAGCGCAGCTCGCCGCTGGCCGGGCTGTCCCGCCGGGAGGGCGAGGTGCTGGCGCAGATCGCCCAGGGCAAGAGCAACGCCGCGGTCGGCGCCGCGCTCTACCTGTCCGAGCGCGCCGTCGAGAAGCACATCAATGTGCTCTTCGCCAAGCTCGGGCTGACCTCCGAGCCGGACGTCAACCGGAGGGTGAAGGCGGTGCTGCTGTATCTCGCCGCACACCCGGGTGCTGGCACCCCTGGTACGGGTGCGGCGCAGGGATGA
- a CDS encoding cold-shock protein, translating to MATGTVKWFNSEKGFGFIAQDGGGADVFAHYSNINATGYRELLEGQAVEFEIAQGQKGPQAENIRVI from the coding sequence ATGGCCACCGGCACCGTCAAGTGGTTCAACTCGGAAAAGGGCTTCGGCTTCATCGCCCAGGACGGCGGCGGCGCCGACGTCTTCGCCCACTACTCCAACATCAACGCGACCGGCTACCGGGAGCTCCTCGAGGGCCAGGCCGTGGAGTTCGAGATCGCGCAGGGCCAGAAGGGCCCGCAGGCGGAGAACATCCGGGTGATCTGA
- a CDS encoding APC family permease yields the protein MTTPPTAGTFQATGSGAGEKGLKGNALGLFSSVAIGLASTAPAYSLAATLGIIVAGVGLQAPIITILAFIPMLLIAYAYKELNEVDPDCGTTFVWAARAFGPRTGWMGGWGIVIADVIVMANLAQIAGSYGFQLFGFGGLAGSTLWTTVAGVVWIIVMTAICYVGIEVSATLQRWLLCVEVAMLALFSVTALVKVYSNSAPSGSLHISASWFNPFNVPSASALTAGILSAVFIYWGWDTAVSVNEETADKERTPGRAAVLSTVLLLIIYALVTTSAQAFAGVGDKGIGLGNPDNSGDVLSGLGNAVFGGKGLGWFLAKLLIFMVLTSSAASTQTTILPTARTTFSMAAHKAIPAKFGRVHRRFLTPTWSTVAMGLASIAFYVLLVKISTNVLTDSIASVGLGIAFYYGLTGFACVWYFRRVLTRSARDLWFKGILPGLGGLMLLFFFCYAAFDVYAAPDYGFTSVNLPWVGRVGGVTVIGLGALVLGLVLMLVQWAAQGSWFRDPDVPVSAASREPLPAAPAE from the coding sequence ATGACCACACCACCCACCGCCGGCACCTTCCAAGCCACCGGCTCCGGAGCCGGGGAGAAAGGGCTCAAGGGCAACGCCCTCGGCCTGTTCTCCTCCGTCGCCATCGGCCTGGCCTCCACCGCCCCCGCCTACAGCCTGGCCGCCACCCTCGGCATCATCGTGGCCGGGGTCGGACTCCAGGCGCCGATCATCACCATCCTCGCCTTCATCCCCATGCTCCTGATCGCCTACGCGTACAAGGAGCTCAACGAGGTCGACCCGGACTGCGGCACCACCTTCGTCTGGGCCGCCCGCGCCTTCGGGCCGCGCACCGGCTGGATGGGCGGCTGGGGCATCGTCATCGCCGACGTCATCGTGATGGCGAACCTGGCGCAGATCGCCGGCTCCTACGGCTTCCAGCTCTTCGGCTTCGGCGGGCTGGCCGGAAGCACCCTGTGGACCACGGTCGCGGGGGTGGTCTGGATCATCGTGATGACGGCGATCTGCTACGTCGGCATCGAGGTCTCGGCGACCCTGCAGCGCTGGCTGCTGTGCGTCGAGGTGGCGATGCTGGCGCTGTTCTCGGTGACCGCGCTGGTCAAGGTCTACTCCAACAGCGCGCCCAGCGGCTCGCTGCACATCTCCGCCTCCTGGTTCAACCCCTTCAACGTCCCCTCGGCGAGCGCCCTCACCGCCGGCATCCTCTCCGCCGTCTTCATCTACTGGGGCTGGGACACCGCCGTCTCCGTGAACGAGGAGACCGCCGACAAGGAGCGCACCCCGGGCCGGGCCGCGGTGCTCTCGACCGTGCTGCTGCTGATCATCTACGCCCTGGTGACCACCTCGGCGCAGGCCTTCGCCGGGGTCGGCGACAAGGGCATCGGCCTGGGCAACCCGGACAACTCCGGCGACGTGCTGTCCGGGCTCGGCAACGCCGTCTTCGGCGGCAAGGGGCTGGGCTGGTTCCTGGCCAAGCTGCTGATCTTCATGGTGCTGACCTCCTCGGCGGCCTCCACCCAGACCACCATCCTGCCGACCGCCAGGACCACCTTCTCGATGGCGGCGCACAAGGCGATCCCGGCGAAGTTCGGCCGGGTGCACCGCCGCTTCCTCACCCCGACCTGGTCCACCGTCGCGATGGGCCTGGCGTCCATCGCCTTCTACGTGCTGCTGGTGAAGATCAGCACCAATGTGCTCACCGACTCGATCGCCTCGGTCGGCCTGGGCATCGCCTTCTACTACGGCCTCACCGGCTTCGCCTGTGTCTGGTACTTCCGCAGGGTGCTCACCCGCAGCGCCAGGGACCTCTGGTTCAAGGGCATCCTGCCGGGGCTGGGCGGGCTGATGCTGCTGTTCTTCTTCTGCTACGCCGCCTTCGACGTCTATGCCGCGCCGGACTACGGCTTCACCTCGGTCAACCTGCCGTGGGTCGGACGGGTCGGCGGGGTGACCGTGATCGGGCTCGGCGCACTCGTCCTGGGACTGGTGCTGATGCTGGTGCAGTGGGCAGCCCAGGGCAGCTGGTTCCGCGACCCCGACGTACCGGTGAGCGCGGCGTCCCGCGAGCCACTCCCGGCAGCACCGGCGGAGTGA